From a region of the bacterium genome:
- a CDS encoding error-prone DNA polymerase, with protein MRYVELRAHTAFSFGDGATTPEALVRRAAEYGYPALGLTDHADLGGVIRFALECERSGVRPVVGAELVVDGHPLAVLAMDERGYRNLAALVTRSRVGALRVEEVEGVEAIRPRGRPSLSFAELEARSEGLFVLTGPASGEIASLVRAGRPEEAAYVLDRWRSVFPGRLAVEVQLHHVSGAEAALAAALIELAARARVPWVVTNDPRYLDADGRLVHDLLTALRAGLDVNTAASWGVLHPNGEWRLKTPEEMARLWKGREAGLEESVRIAEQCRFDLRWLRPPLPRFPVPPGHDDDSYLRELVYAGAAERWGTIDERQRAQLEHELGVIRRLGFAGFFLVMWDAVRFARSRGILCQGRGSAANSAVAYCLGITAVDPVRHGLLFERFLSEVRTDGKTEAPDIDVDFEMHRREEVLNYMYERYRRQHAAIACTVLTYHAPSAAQDAMRALGYPAELALRVSKRLHRWHPGEGADALEKEVAAQVGIDVVNDPRGRALVAAMRAFEDLPRLRATHPGGFVLSSQPLSEYLPIEHTTMGRTIIQFDKDDLDAAGVPKFDFLGLGGLSAVHIAFDAIERRTGRKLELYSLPVDDAKTYEMIARGDTVGTFQLESRAQIGSLVQTKPDRLYDIVVQVALIRPGPIQARFVHPYTRRRRGLEPVRYTHPLLEPILKRTYGIPIFQEQAMAIAMTLGGFSAAEADELRRAMGHRRKRERLVAALQRLRARIIERGYGEEIADEVCQDLLSFANYGFPESHAWSFALIAYATAYLKAHYPAEFLLGLLNSWPMGFYPPSTLVHDARRHGVVVLGPCMRDGGWECELVELGPAEPPGSDPASPQRGTGAAPGPDSAAPAVAGSGGRIGAEREADPSSGASAAAERDEDGGRVAVRLGWKFIRGLGERTGEALRAARADGPFASIEDVIRRARLTRAEALHIARAGAFEAFQPGRRKAAWEALRAAGDLLPLAPAHGRPGSGGNGARVPLPFDPRELEGEELVFLDYLATGVSTHGHPMEHLRARLDAAGVVRSDRLRAERDGARITVAGLVVARQRPETANGTVFVLLEDEAGFINVIVPARLYERNREVVKFSPFLVVEGELEIDGDAINVVGRRFRELAVRRRLTHRSRDFR; from the coding sequence ATGCGGTACGTCGAGTTGCGGGCGCACACCGCTTTCTCGTTCGGGGATGGGGCGACGACGCCGGAAGCGCTGGTCCGGCGGGCGGCGGAGTACGGTTATCCGGCGCTGGGGCTGACGGACCACGCGGACCTGGGCGGCGTCATCCGCTTCGCGCTGGAGTGCGAGCGGTCGGGGGTCCGGCCGGTGGTGGGTGCGGAGCTGGTGGTGGACGGCCACCCGCTGGCGGTGCTCGCCATGGACGAGCGCGGCTACCGCAACCTGGCGGCGCTGGTGACGCGCTCGCGGGTCGGCGCGCTGCGGGTGGAGGAGGTCGAGGGCGTGGAGGCGATCCGGCCGCGGGGCCGGCCGTCGCTCTCGTTCGCGGAGCTGGAGGCGCGGAGCGAGGGGCTGTTCGTGCTGACGGGCCCTGCGTCGGGCGAGATCGCGTCGCTGGTGCGGGCGGGGCGGCCGGAAGAGGCTGCGTACGTGCTGGACCGGTGGCGGAGCGTGTTCCCGGGCCGGCTCGCGGTCGAGGTGCAGCTCCACCACGTGTCGGGCGCGGAGGCGGCGCTGGCGGCTGCGCTGATCGAGCTGGCGGCGCGCGCGCGCGTGCCGTGGGTGGTGACCAACGACCCGCGCTACCTGGACGCGGACGGCCGGCTGGTGCACGACCTCCTCACCGCGTTGCGCGCGGGGTTGGACGTGAACACGGCTGCGTCGTGGGGCGTGCTGCACCCGAACGGCGAGTGGCGGCTCAAGACGCCGGAGGAGATGGCGCGGCTGTGGAAGGGCAGGGAGGCGGGGCTCGAGGAGAGCGTCCGCATCGCGGAGCAGTGTCGCTTCGACCTGCGCTGGCTGCGGCCGCCGCTGCCGCGGTTCCCCGTCCCCCCGGGCCACGACGATGATTCCTACCTCCGCGAGCTGGTGTACGCCGGCGCGGCGGAGCGCTGGGGCACGATCGACGAGCGGCAGCGCGCCCAGCTCGAGCACGAGCTGGGCGTGATCCGGCGACTCGGCTTCGCGGGCTTCTTCCTCGTCATGTGGGACGCGGTGCGGTTCGCGCGCTCTCGCGGGATCCTCTGCCAGGGGCGGGGCAGCGCGGCGAACTCGGCGGTCGCCTACTGCCTGGGCATCACGGCGGTGGATCCGGTGCGGCACGGGCTGTTGTTCGAGCGCTTCCTCAGCGAGGTGCGCACGGACGGCAAGACGGAGGCGCCGGACATCGACGTGGACTTCGAGATGCACCGCCGTGAGGAAGTGCTGAACTACATGTACGAGCGCTACCGCCGGCAGCACGCGGCGATCGCGTGCACGGTCCTGACGTACCACGCCCCCAGCGCGGCGCAGGACGCGATGCGCGCGCTCGGCTACCCGGCGGAGCTGGCGCTCCGCGTCTCGAAGCGGCTGCACCGCTGGCACCCGGGCGAGGGTGCGGATGCGCTGGAGAAGGAGGTGGCGGCGCAGGTCGGGATCGACGTCGTCAACGACCCGCGGGGCCGTGCGCTGGTGGCGGCGATGCGCGCGTTCGAGGACCTGCCCCGCCTGCGCGCCACGCACCCCGGCGGCTTCGTGCTCTCCTCCCAGCCGCTGAGCGAGTACCTGCCCATCGAGCACACGACGATGGGCCGGACCATCATCCAGTTCGACAAGGACGACCTGGACGCGGCGGGCGTCCCCAAGTTCGACTTCCTGGGGCTGGGCGGCCTCTCGGCCGTGCACATCGCGTTCGACGCGATCGAGCGGCGCACGGGCCGGAAGCTCGAGCTGTACTCGCTGCCCGTGGACGACGCGAAGACGTACGAGATGATCGCGCGCGGCGACACGGTCGGCACGTTCCAGCTCGAGAGCCGCGCGCAGATCGGCTCGCTCGTCCAGACCAAGCCGGACCGGCTGTACGACATCGTGGTGCAGGTCGCGCTGATCCGTCCGGGTCCGATCCAGGCGCGGTTCGTCCATCCGTACACGCGGCGGCGCCGCGGCCTCGAGCCCGTGCGCTACACGCACCCTTTGCTGGAGCCGATCCTGAAGCGCACGTACGGCATCCCGATCTTCCAGGAACAGGCGATGGCGATCGCGATGACGCTGGGCGGCTTCAGCGCGGCGGAGGCGGACGAGCTGCGGCGCGCCATGGGGCACCGCCGCAAGCGCGAGCGGCTGGTGGCGGCGCTCCAGCGGCTGCGCGCGCGCATCATCGAGCGTGGCTACGGCGAGGAGATCGCGGACGAGGTGTGTCAGGATCTCCTCAGCTTCGCCAATTACGGCTTCCCCGAGTCGCACGCGTGGAGCTTCGCGCTGATCGCGTACGCCACGGCGTACCTCAAGGCGCACTATCCCGCGGAGTTCCTGCTCGGGCTGCTGAACTCCTGGCCCATGGGCTTCTATCCGCCGTCCACGCTGGTGCACGACGCGCGGCGCCATGGGGTGGTGGTGCTGGGGCCGTGCATGCGGGATGGGGGGTGGGAGTGCGAGTTGGTGGAGCTGGGACCTGCGGAGCCGCCGGGCTCCGACCCCGCTTCGCCGCAGAGGGGCACCGGGGCTGCGCCCGGTCCGGACTCCGCTGCGCCGGCGGTGGCAGGGTCGGGCGGGCGGATCGGAGCCGAGCGGGAGGCCGACCCTTCCAGCGGCGCCTCCGCCGCGGCCGAGCGCGACGAGGACGGCGGCCGCGTCGCCGTCCGTCTCGGCTGGAAGTTCATCCGCGGCCTCGGCGAGCGTACGGGCGAGGCGTTGCGGGCCGCCCGCGCCGATGGGCCGTTCGCCTCCATCGAGGACGTGATCCGGCGCGCGCGGCTCACCCGCGCCGAGGCGCTGCACATCGCGCGCGCCGGCGCGTTCGAGGCGTTCCAGCCCGGCCGCCGCAAGGCGGCGTGGGAAGCGCTTCGCGCCGCCGGCGACCTGCTGCCGCTCGCGCCCGCCCACGGCCGGCCCGGGAGCGGCGGGAACGGCGCCCGTGTCCCGCTCCCCTTCGACCCCCGGGAGCTGGAAGGCGAGGAGCTGGTCTTCCTGGACTACCTGGCGACGGGGGTGAGCACCCACGGCCACCCGATGGAGCACCTGCGTGCACGGCTCGACGCGGCGGGGGTCGTGCGCAGCGACCGGCTGCGCGCGGAGCGGGACGGCGCGCGGATCACCGTCGCGGGCCTCGTCGTCGCGCGCCAACGCCCGGAGACCGCGAACGGCACGGTGTTCGTGTTGCTGGAGGACGAGGCGGGCTTCATCAACGTGATCGTGCCGGCCCGCCTCTACGAGCGCAACCGCGAGGTCGTGAAGTTCTCGCCGTTCCTGGTGGTCGAGGGCGAGCTCGAGATCGATGGTGACGCGATCAACGTGGTGGGCCGGCGTTTCCGCGAGCTGGCCGTCCGGCGGCGGCTCACGCACAGGTCGCGGGATTTCCGGTAG
- a CDS encoding succinate-semialdehyde dehydrogenase (in Escherichia coli this enzyme appears to be an NAD+/NADP+-dependent succinate semialdehyde dehydrogenase) produces MTIRAVNPATGETIGEYQETPPEEVDRILHAADAAFQAWRRTSVEERAALLREAATLLRERAAEYARLMALEMGKPITAGRAEVEKCALACDYYAENGPRFLEPERVETDARRSFVAFRPLGVVLAIMPWNFPFWQVFRFAAPALVAGNVAVLKHASNVPGCALAIERLLHDAGFPRDVFRTLLVGSEAVDGIIGHPVVRAVTLTGGTPAGRAVAASAGARVKKTVLELGGSDPYIVLEDADIEHAAAMCAASRLINSGQSCIAAKRFIVVESVREEFERLFVERMRAARVGDPLDEQTEVGPLARHDLRDGLHELVQASVRAGARLLLGGEIPEGPGAFYPPTVLTDVKKGMPAFEDESFGPVAAIVPAKDEAEAIRLANESRFGLGAAVFTRDRERGERIATEELEAGSCFVNALVRSDPRLPFGGVKESGYGRELSHYGLKEFVNIKTVWVE; encoded by the coding sequence ATGACGATCCGCGCGGTGAACCCGGCCACGGGCGAAACCATCGGGGAGTATCAGGAGACGCCGCCGGAGGAGGTGGACCGCATCCTCCACGCGGCGGATGCGGCGTTCCAGGCGTGGCGCAGGACGAGCGTGGAGGAGCGCGCCGCGCTGCTGCGGGAAGCGGCGACGTTGCTGCGGGAGCGGGCGGCGGAGTATGCGCGGCTGATGGCGCTGGAGATGGGCAAGCCGATCACCGCTGGCCGCGCCGAGGTGGAGAAGTGCGCGCTGGCGTGCGACTACTACGCGGAGAACGGCCCGCGCTTCCTCGAACCGGAGAGGGTCGAGACGGACGCGCGCCGCAGCTTCGTGGCGTTCCGGCCCCTCGGCGTGGTCCTCGCCATCATGCCCTGGAACTTCCCCTTCTGGCAGGTCTTCCGGTTCGCCGCGCCGGCGCTCGTGGCGGGGAACGTGGCGGTTCTCAAGCACGCGTCCAACGTGCCCGGCTGCGCGCTGGCCATCGAGCGGCTCCTGCACGACGCGGGCTTCCCGCGCGACGTGTTCCGCACGCTGCTCGTCGGTAGCGAGGCGGTGGACGGCATCATCGGCCATCCGGTGGTGCGCGCCGTGACGCTCACCGGCGGCACGCCAGCGGGGCGCGCGGTGGCGGCCAGCGCGGGCGCGCGGGTCAAGAAGACCGTGCTGGAGCTGGGAGGCAGCGACCCCTACATCGTGTTGGAGGACGCGGACATCGAGCACGCCGCCGCGATGTGCGCGGCCAGCCGCCTGATCAACTCGGGCCAGAGCTGCATCGCGGCCAAGCGCTTCATCGTGGTGGAGAGCGTGCGGGAGGAGTTCGAGCGGTTGTTCGTCGAGCGTATGCGCGCGGCGCGCGTCGGCGACCCGCTGGACGAGCAGACGGAGGTCGGCCCACTCGCGCGCCACGACCTGCGGGACGGTCTACACGAGCTGGTGCAGGCGAGCGTGCGCGCCGGCGCGCGTCTGCTCCTCGGCGGCGAGATCCCGGAGGGCCCGGGCGCCTTCTACCCGCCCACCGTGCTGACCGATGTGAAGAAGGGGATGCCCGCGTTCGAGGATGAGTCGTTCGGGCCCGTCGCCGCGATCGTGCCGGCGAAGGACGAGGCGGAAGCGATCCGGCTCGCGAACGAGTCGAGGTTCGGGCTCGGCGCCGCGGTCTTCACCCGCGACCGCGAGCGCGGCGAGCGGATCGCGACCGAGGAGCTGGAGGCGGGCTCCTGCTTCGTCAACGCGCTGGTCCGCTCCGACCCGCGGCTGCCGTTCGGCGGCGTCAAGGAGAGCGGATACGGGCGGGAGCTGTCGCACTACGGGCTGAAGGAGTTCGTGAACATCAAGACGGTGTGGGTGGAGTAG